The genomic DNA CCGCACCCCGCTTCGCGGCGAAAGAAGCATCTCAGGCAAGCTGAGCCTGAAGAAGGCCCGGGACACCTCCACGGGGGCTTGGGTGTTTGGGCTGTCCCTGGTGGTGCTGGCCTGGACGGACGGGAAACGGCGGATTCCCCTGGCGTTCCTGCCCTACTTCGGGGAAGAAGAGAGCAAGCTGGAGCTGGCCCTGGCCCTGCTGGAGTGGGCCAAGGAGGCGGGCTTTCGTCCGGAGGGGGTGCTCTTTGACGCTTGGTACGCGGCGAAGCAGGTCCTGGAGTGGCTCCATGACCACGGCTGGTCTTTTGTCACGAGGCTCAGGTCTAACCGTGTGCTGGAGGGTGTTCAGCTCAGGAGGCATGGGGGAACCCGTTGGGTGAAGACGGGGAAGCTGCGGGGCCTGACCTTCGCGGTGGGGGTGCTCAAGCGCGGGGGTAAGTTTTACGGGACGGATCGGGAGGAATGGTGGGGGGTGGGGATGAGGGAGATCTACCGGTTTCGGCAAGCAATCGAGGAGATTTTCCGGGGGCTTCAGCAGGAACTGGGGTGGACGGGGCATCGGCACTGGCGTAGGGCCAGGCTGCTGGCCCATCTGGCCTTGGGGTTGGTGGCCTATGGGCTCATCGAGCGGCAGCGGGAGGGGCTGGGGTTGAGTTTCTACCAATGCCGACGGAGACTCATCGCAGGTAAGCTGAGCCTGGATTTGAGCCCTCTGTTACCGGTGCAGGTGGAGGCCGCGTAAGTC from Meiothermus cerbereus DSM 11376 includes the following:
- a CDS encoding transposase, which encodes MKWASGNQGGPTKRTPRPVLRALEALAQSPINTTPRCARRNHTSALAMAEGQDFAHDTLYRALNQPLALFFELSLELCKGVGGLNRGYLLLDDVLIQRYRTPLRGERSISGKLSLKKARDTSTGAWVFGLSLVVLAWTDGKRRIPLAFLPYFGEEESKLELALALLEWAKEAGFRPEGVLFDAWYAAKQVLEWLHDHGWSFVTRLRSNRVLEGVQLRRHGGTRWVKTGKLRGLTFAVGVLKRGGKFYGTDREEWWGVGMREIYRFRQAIEEIFRGLQQELGWTGHRHWRRARLLAHLALGLVAYGLIERQREGLGLSFYQCRRRLIAGKLSLDLSPLLPVQVEAA